In the genome of Octopus sinensis linkage group LG12, ASM634580v1, whole genome shotgun sequence, one region contains:
- the LOC115218035 gene encoding uncharacterized protein LOC115218035 has protein sequence MAKCLCFVSRLLLSPKSVFPIHPSVIISSRGYARKQRLPPNPLELPTEKEEMTLMDPDNDLDECFDDYYNSPDNKLRSKFDIKKIINQEKKKVKLKILERKYFKTPQEANFLTWRAKEQIRFLNAEYPEEWTLERLSQSFPISKTGLIKLLSSTYVMDSEKILKHDSNVKKRWKKLNAELSLNERVVSPEFKHLIESGKLELLKNAGGLMEAPKLPSEMHNVSTKNSEKKMGRFESILQNYERFSEKQNYICNTSNKQDLVKLMPEEQDTGAKIPIEEYNESKLDWSSIDYEIKETDVRARNSHLEPSENLANQITEEYLKNAPRKIRRKIKSGDISLSDLTYLEAYQLIGTEKVKDIETSSQTKTNYENEQHSEHNRDSLLEELLSKSTSSAIPVAGSHERMPDFSGFTVDDFVNIPEHVKGSKGTVYKKDNAYYDEYGEFLYKVPISE, from the exons ATGGCGAAGTGCTTGTGTTTTGTGTCTCGTCTTCTTCTGTCGCCAAAATCTGTTTTTCCTATCCACCCGTCAGTTATTATTTCCAGTCGTGGTTATGCAAGGAAACAGCGATTACCACCAAACCCTCTTGAATTACCGACAGAAAAAGAGGAAATGACATTGATGGACCCCGACAACGACCTGGACGAGTGTTTTGATGATTATTATAACAGCCCCGACAACAAACTTCGGTCGAAATTTGATATCAAAAA GATAATTAATcaggagaagaagaaggtaaAACTAAAGATCTTAGAACGCAAATACTTCAAGACTCCCcaagaagcaaacttcctaacatGGAGGGCGAAAGAACAAATTCGTTTCTTAAATGCCGAATATCCTGAAGAATGGACACTTGAAAGACTGTCTCAGAGCTTTCCTATTAGCAAAACTGGTTTAATTAAATTGCTGTCTTCTACTTATGTGATGGATtctgagaaaattttaaaacatgatTCCAATGTAAAAAAGAGGTGGAAAAAGCTGAATGCAGAACTGTCCTTAAATGAAAGGGTCGTTAGTCCTGAATTCAAACATTTGATAGAATCAGGTAAATTGGAATTACTGAAAAATGCCGGAGGTTTAATGGAAGCTCCCAAATTGCCTTCTGAAATGCATAATGTATCAACGAaaaattctgaaaagaaaatgGGTAGATTTGAAAGTATTTTACAAAATTATGAAAGATTTTCTGAAAAGCAAAACTATATTTGTAATActagcaacaaacaagatttgGTTAAGCTGATGCCAGAAGAGCAAGATACAGGTGCCAAGATACCTATTGAAGAGTATAACGAGTCAAAGCTAGATTGGTCGTCTATTGATTATGAAATTAAAGAAACTGATGTCCGAGCAAGAAATTCTCATTTAGAACCTTCAGAAAACCTTGCTAATCAAATTACAGAAGAATACCTGAAAAATGCTCCAAGAAAAATacggagaaaaataaagagtGGCGATATTAGTTTGTCTGATCTGACTTACTTGGAGGCTTATCAGTTAATTGGCACCGAAAAGGTAAAGGATATCGAAACATCATCACAGACCAAAACTAATTACGAAAATGAACAACATTCAGAACACAACAGGGATTCACTGTTGGAGGAATTACTCTCTAAGTCAACATCCAGTGCTATACCTGTTGCAGGTAGTCACGAGAGAATGCCTGATTTTTCTGGTTTTACTGTTGATGATTTTGTAAATATACCTGAACATGTTAAAGGATCAAAGGGAACCGTATACAAAAAGGATAATGCATATTATGATGAGTATGGGGAGTTTTTATACAAAGTGCCAATTAGCgaataa
- the LOC115217994 gene encoding trafficking protein particle complex subunit 4 — protein MAVLSVYIINKAGGLIYQFDQNSNRPEIEKTFGYPLDIVLKVHDDKVVVSFGERDGVKVGHTVLGINGITAEGRYLKDGRDILELLACEENYPINIKFGRPKLTTNERIMLASMFHSLYTISCQLSPEPRSSGIDLIETDTFKLHCFQSMTGLKFLALTDLRQIAVEQLLRKMYEVYSDYALKNPFYSLDMPIRCNLFETNLQACIEQSERAGMGM, from the exons ATGGCTGTTTTGAGTGTTTACATCATTAACAAGGCTGGAGGCCTTATTTATCAATTCGACCAGAATTCCAACAGACCCGAAATAGAGAAGACGTTTGGTTATCCTTTGGACATCGTTCTGAAGGTTCACGATGACAAAGTAGTCGTTTCTTTTGGCGAACGAGACGGCGTTAAAG TGGGACATACTGTACTTGGTATTAATGGAATTACGGCTGAAGGTCGATATCTCAAGGATGGCCGTGACATTCTGGAACTTTTGGCCTGTGAAGAAAATTACCCAATCAACATAAAATTTGGTCGGCCAAAATTAACGACAAACGAAAGAATTATGCTTGCCAGCATGTTTCACTC ATTATACACCATCAGCTGCCAACTTTCTCCTGAGCCACGTTCTTCTGGAATTGACCTGATAGAGACAGACACATTCAAATTACATTGTTTCCAAAGTATGACAG gCCTCAAGTTTCTGGCACTCACGGATCTGCGACAAATTGCTGTGGAACAGCTTCTTAGGAAAATGTATGAAGTTTACTCTGACTACGCCTTAAAGAATCCATTTTACTCGTTGGACATGCCAATCAG gTGTAATCTTTTTGAAACAAATCTTCAGGCTTGTATTGAGCAATCAGAACGTGCAGGAATGGGAATGTAA